In the Nothobranchius furzeri strain GRZ-AD chromosome 1, NfurGRZ-RIMD1, whole genome shotgun sequence genome, AAATTAATATAAATTTAGAGAATTCATTTCTTTATGAGGAATGCATCTCTAGGGTTTGGAGAAACATTTCTATCAAACTGATTCACACAGAAGATATCTTTTCATGACCTATGAGTAGCCCCAGAGCTAAAAATGAAATCCGCTGTCTTAGGCAAACTGACGCACTGCTGCTTCCAATTATTTCTTACAATCTAATCCTGCTTCTCCTTACCATTTCCTCCTAGAAGAAAAAATATAGATTGATTCTTTTTCCTTTCATTGCTTGAAATCTGCAAATATCATAAAAGATGTATTCATAACACAGAGTTCCTCGGCTCTGTGAAAATTGATAACGTGCTTGTGCATATCTGTGCTAGAATAGCTCTTTCACCCTCACATAAAACTCAGATGAACGTGTGTTTCTTGATGAAAGCGTGGTCTCCTTTCTAGATATGTGAGTTTTGAGAACTTACTCTGAGTGGAGAAGCTTGGGACATGTTTGACGGAAAACGGTGGGATGATCTGATTGTCTGATGTGCTCACAGAACTCTGATGTACAGAACTAAAACAAACAGACATAAATACAAATTTTAGTATAATATGCCAGAAAAAGAGTTCATAGTTCAAACACAACAAACATAGACATCTGTAAAGATATGAAAAGTTCTCTCGTGTTATTTTATACTTGTGAAACGGCTGAGATACTTACCTATCTAGTGCAATGTTAATGCACAGGAAGGCAACATGCTAGTCCCTGATAAGCTGGAGTGGGGTGCATACTGCAGTGTAAGTAGGTTAGATCCCAGGAGCCCTAAAGACACAGTCTGGCATCGAACTTCCAAAGAATTATGACAGTGCTGCAACATCTGCTGCCTCAGAGGAAGACAGACAGTGATGAATGGCCAGGTGtgctgagagagtgtgtgtgtgtgtgtgtgtgtgtgtgtgtgtgtgtgtgtgtgcaccaggaAACAAAGGATCCATACTGTGTGTAAATCCACATGCGAAGGACTGTTTTAATAAGCAATGCATACATCTGTGGCAGGTGACAATTTCTATTAGCTAAGAATCACTAATTACCATGATGCCAATTTCACATAGATGCCTTAGAACAAATATGGGCAACGCGTGGAGGACATAAAGTGTCAAAAACACAATAACTTCTTTGAGACGGCGCAGTGTTAATAACCGTAAACTACGTCCATGTGAATGCATTTCCAGATGAATAAATAATCCCCGTGGATGAGATAAAGATTAATGATGTATTTATCATGCAGTGACAAGAGCTTCATGCTGCACATTGAAGATGAGTATCTGGGTTGCAGCGGAAAAGCTGAGCTGATGAGATCACTGAGCAGAAGAAAATACAATACCAGTTGGCTGTCAGGAAAATAATTGCTTTACTAAAGAAACATGACACGCACCACATACTACTCTTTCCTTGGATATTCACTCATGACGGTGTTCATTAGAATGTAAAAAGGAGATAAGAGTGGATACCTTAAAGATGCTACTCTGTTTATTATGACGGTTTGTGAGTCTGAACTATACCTTTAGGCTATTCAGCCTGCAATTATCTAAAAATGAGCTGCACAACGTTGCCAGTAATTAGGATGTAGCTACTTTATTTTATGGTAATCATTCATTACAGCAAAAATATCTAGACATGTTACAGCATGGATAATAGATCACAGTAAGGGGCAAGTTCTGACAGTCAAATCTAACCTCCAGTGTTTGACTTGGATGTATCCAATTTACAGCTTGTTTCTGTTGCGGTGAAAATGAGACAAACTAGGTTTGGTGGTTAATGGCTAACTTAGCaactacagaaaaaaaaaacatgttttttgttgctTATTTACTGACATTTTTACTGTTACAAAAAATAGCATGTTAGAATATTTGCAAACTTGTCTTAGGGGCAAGAACCTTCTTTAAATTATTCCTCCATGTTTTCATTTCCTTTCACTTTCAATCCCAGGTCAAGGCTGGGTGTGGGTGATGGATTTGGCCTGGACACTGCAGAGATATTTGCCCCAATAACAGTTGGTGGTTGCTCATAATAGTCTCTGGATCCTGGGCGACTGTTAGCAGGAGATCCAACAGCAGTGCATGCATCGATCCCTGGTTGTGGCCTGTCAGACGTCTGACCTGATATTACATATTCTGAAAGGGGAATATCTAACTTAATACTTGCAATAATGTGGAGACTTGTAAATGACTTTTGAGAACTTTCTGCCATCAGTTGAACTGTTTACTTACAAATTTTTTAACCAATCTGTTATTGatttctaatatatatatatatatatatatatatatatatatatatatatatatatatatatatatatatatatatatatatatatatatatatatatgtatatatatatcaatcacactgtgtatatacatataaatacatatcACAAATCTGAAATGATTTCAACAGCAACAAAGCAACACTAACCTTTGAATGAGTCCAAGCTGTGAATGAGGACGGACTCATCTAGAGGTTTACCTAAAACACTGGCTGAACTGGGCACAGTCAAAGATGAGCTGGCACAAGACTCGTCTGAGCTGCTAGTTGGATAAAcaaaagaaagaggaagagaaaTACAAAATCACAAATAAACATTAAggtaaaaaaaacaagtgaagaAAGGGTTTAAGGTGGAGTTCAAGTGTGGTAGAAATGTTGTGTAAGCAAAATGTGAAGCGTAGATAAATCTGTCATAAATTACAGGTAATTAACATTTAGTTTATACATCAAGACTCTTCTATAAACAACAGAACAAAGCGTACAACACAATCCTCTGTTAGGGATTACTGGGTAAAGATTTAATCGATTTATTCAAGAACAACTAAATAATCTTGaagaaaatacagaaaaaaagaaaaatgtatagacacttttttttaatctaaatgtGACCTAAAACTTAGTCCAaaaatagagaaaccagcaaaaTGAGACATGTTAAAAATGGGAAAAATGCAATGAACATCGTCTAGAACACAGTCTGACAACTTTTTGAGCTGTCTCACGACCAAAGACAGCCTCCGACAGTCTACAAGCATGTTTGAAAATCTACGACGTCTGCAATCGACCAAttaaaacacacctttgggacgccgcagcagcaagactccgcctctctgagcttcggtttcaatttatgtttaaaatgcagaTTACAAACTACAAaccagtttttatttttgttaatagCCCAAGTTAAACCAGAGTTATACTAAAATAATTAAACTACATTTTTAGACCATAAGCTGAATTGTGAAAACCATGATTATGTGATTTGTGAGAGCTGAGAGGAGGTGAGCTCATggatataaaaaataaaacacaaaacatgaGATCCCTTTTCTGTTTATGGATATTTCACACATTCAGCTGATAAGGATGGTTTAGTAGGGTTTTACTGCAGGGGGACAGAGGAAGCTGCGTTTCGTGACAGCTAGTGTGATGAGATGTCACGGAGCTGCGGagtgaactgtgagacagaaTCCAGGGCAAAGGTTTAGATATTAGAGAGAGCTGTGACAGATAgttacttctctgtagtttagtgggttTTTATGTTTAAAGGAGGAGAAAGATGAATGACCAGCAGACAGATCTGCTGGTTAGCTGAAAGACAAGAAAAGGAGACCTGCAGCCGGAGTCTGCGGCCAAAGCAAGGGTTTTGAAAACGATCCTTCTTCTTTGAGGAGGATGAGCTGGGTCATGAGGTGACGCTAAAAATAATTGTTAACGGCGGCGCTTTTAAAAAATCTTTTCAGCCTTTGTTTTGGTTAGCGGTCGGCTTAGTGACGAATGCTTTTGGGAGGTGTGCTCATGACGTCGTGTGTCCTGCCGGAGCGAGACGTTGTGCAGCCTGACTCAGAAATCTTGCACTGAGCAGTTTGCCACCTTTCTGGagttctcacagtgtgacatgaacaatcctgtgCGACGGTCGAAAATCACACAGTGTGATCCAGATAAATCCGGCCCCTTGTCTGATAACCTGTCTGTATTTATTACACTAAGTGAGATAAATGCACAGGTGATACACACCCTCTTAAGTGATGTCTCAACAAGCAGACTGATGTCTGGATTCTTGCACTGAAATACTGAAGGGGTGAGTATTGCAAATCACACACACTGAGGGTATTTAACACATTGATTCTGATGACAGAACATGTTGGTTTGAGCCAAAAAGAAACAGATCAATGTGTACTCATCATGTTTTTCTGAttcaaaaaatatacataaatacTGTAATTACATCCGTCGTGCAGCCGCTGCTGTACAGGCACACAGCATCACACAAATGGCACTAATTATAGCATGTCTGATTAATCCGATTTGATCTGAGCAGTATGCTTGTTTATTGAGTGTAAGTGTATTCAGAGAGGAGTCAAAAATAGCCAGAGCCATTAAATCTGAATTTATGAGTTGGTTtattgctctgtgtgtgtgtgtgtgtgggtgtgtgtgtgtgtgtgtgtgtgtgtgtgtgtgtgtgtgtgtgtgtgtgtgtgtgtgtgtgtgtgtgtgtgtttgcttgtattaGTCCATTCAGGCCTTGTAAGAGTTTTAAAAAGAGGTctttagaaatgctaataaataaTTTGCACTTAGCCAAAGTACTTTTGTGTTCTTATATCATTACTTAAGACTAGAACTCTGTGATTACATTTATTGAGTATTTTGTTGTTGTATATATTATTCACCTGTTgtctttttgaagaaaatgtgCACCAGGATCTTGATGATATTGTGATGGTGATTTTCTTggagaaaaacacaagaaaacaaaGACAAATGTGACTAATCTATATGTAATGATTACAATTTTACACAAACGAACAATTGTTATAGCACTACTCCATCTTGTTGTCTTTCACTGAACTGTGGTTACAGCTGGTGACTGCATATTTTAGAACAAGTGAGTGGAAAGCACAGCTAAAAGCCTCAATCTTGTTAACGGATTGTTACAATCAAATAATTTGGACACCTGCTACTTCACCCTCAATGTCAAACTCAAAACAAGCCATCAAACTGCAGTTATTACGACAAGTGTTGCAATTACACCAATTTGGCCCAACAGAGTGCCTACTTACAATTAAACAATAGAGCTAGGTGGAGTACCTGCCACTTATTCGTACCTTTTAAAGAGCTGACTGAGAACCCCTGGACGCTTCCCAACAAAAGCTTCTCTCACTGGCTGCTCTCGCCTCCTGATGGAAGCTAGCTCCTGTAGAAGGAGAATGATGGAGGAGTTAAATGTGAGGAGAAACAAGAGGTAGATAAAACATCCATCCCCTTACATGCTTACTGAATGTTATTTTTCCATAAATTTGACTTCAGATGCACTGATAAATTCAGTTATAGGTAGGTGTTTCATCTGGCATATGTAAACTCACAGCAAGGGTCCTCTCAGGATTCAGCTCTGTCTGGATCTTAAAGGATCTGCAGGTGAAACCTGAGgggtcagaagctgatgcagagaGTGAAGAAGGTAGCCCAAGTCCTGATTCAGACAGTGCTGAGGTAGCTCTTTCAGCTGGACTGTGACCTGAAGACATATACAGACTTTGATGTGTTGGTTGAAATAACTTTGGAGAGTCTTGTTTAACAAAACAGATAGAGACCAGCCTTGTTGTATGATTTAGAGGCCGTGGCAACAAGGAAAAGACTGGCGGCAGAACTGGAGGTTGCAGAGCTCAAAATACTGAGAATCTCTTtggcaatgatgatgatggaaAGGATCAGGGATGAGGAcatcagagggacagctcatgttAGAAGTTTTGGAGATAAAGTCAGAGAGGCCAAACTGAGATGGTTTTAACATGTCCAGAGAGACAACGATTACATAGGTGGAAAAATGCTGAGGATGGAGCTaccaggcaggaggctgagaggaaAACCAAAAAGGAGATTTATGGATGCAGTGCAAAAAGGACATGATGTTAGTTGGTGTGAGGGTAGACAATATAAGAGATATAACTAAATGGAGATAGATGATTCACTATAGCAACCCCGAAGGGACagctgaaagagagagagagaaaaaaagaagaagcatCATAAAGCTTCGAGTCTCTGACCTGACTAGAAAAAGACAAAGAAACCTGTGAGGGAGCTATTAGGAGACGTTTTGCTACTGCTCTTTTCTTCCTCCCTTTCCTCTTCAAGAGAGAAGAGGTCCTTCACTACCTGCTCCAGCGTCTGGTAGGCTTGCTCCCAGTCATctgttcaacacacacacacacacgcccatgcatgcacatacacgcacatacacacacccatgcgcacacacactcacacacatgcacccatGCATccccacacacatgcatgcatacacacacacgcacatgttcACACGCATGCGtaagcaagcacacacacacacacacacacacacacacacacacacacacacacacacacacacacacacacacacacacacacacacacacacacacacacacacacacacagggaaaacCTGGTTCTCAATTGAGCCAATGCATCTACCATCAAACAGCCATGAATCAAAGATATGGAGATCTTGACCTCAGTGTAATGAGGTGCTAGCAAGCGGTGCATAAAAATGATGAGTGTCTCACGGTCGCTGTGTGCTCATCTCATTAAGAAAGCAGCAAACACGGCTGAGTGCTACCATCACCAAAGATAAACACAGCTATCCTGCACCTATATGCCTTTGATACATGTGGTAATTGGATTTAAAGTATAGTATATGGATTTTTCTGAAGTAAGTTAATCCATCTGACACTATGATGATGGACTGCCCGTGAACAGAGCAATAACATCAAAGTCCTCCAACTaacattattatcattatatctATTCGTAGAATCAAAACATCTCTACGGATTCACAAATGTGGATTTATATCTAAAATTATTTCAAAAGATTTGTGATATTTTATATTACCATAACAATGAATTGGatgataaaacaacaaaacagagACAATTTATTTTACTGATACCACATGGGATCACGCAGTCAAAGAATCCTGAGCGTTGTGTGTGGATGTTGGCGTAGAGCTCCAAACGAGACACAGCAGCTTCGATCTGTTCGGGGGTGTAGCGTTCCCGGCTGCTCAACGTGTTCCTGTACGTCTCCATCTGAGTTGGTAAGAGCAGGATACATCGAGGCTCAAAGTAGCTCTTCCTAAATCTCAACAGACTCTGAATCAAGACAAAAACAGTCTTAGATTTTATTTCAATAACTAAGAAAACCTCACAAATATTCAGATCAATGTGGCTTAGGTTTAATGAAGTTTATGTGTGGCTATTTAAACCTTAAACATGCATCAACAGATGAGTACCTCCAGCTCTAGGGACACGCAGCAGGCCAGCCCTTCTCTGGCCACATACTCTATAGCGTCTCTGCTGAGGCCAAATTGGTGATCCCCGTACTTCATGGTGTGGACAAACTTACCCTAACAGCAAATTTTGGGttttaataaaaaagaaaatgaaaaacagATTAATGTTTTATTTAATCATCATAATCTCAAATTATCTAAATGGACAACAGACACAAAACTCCAGCAGCTCTGCAGCTAAAGTTCTGTCAGGCTTAAAAACCTCAAGTCATCTGACAACCTGGGAAGTGACCTTTTGACCCAGAAATTGGGGCAAAAAAATCTCAGTCTTCTCTGACATGTGACAACCCCCCCAAAAAACATTTTGACAGCTTTCCTTCTGAAGCTGTTTTATTTCAGCaatagaagaagaaatcacactACTTTCAAGATGCTTGTGAGTAAATTACATTTAGTTCCCAACATCAAGCAGCAGGGAACATGCAAAATTCAGTTTAGGGACATTAAAAGAAACTTGTAATAAATGTTCTGAttcttaaaaaaagaagaaaaagattaTTTTGTTCCCTACATAAATGCACATCTGAGGCTAAGAGGAAGCAGCTGACACATAAATGATGAGGGCATGAAGAGGAAGAATTGAGGACAGGACAGTAATAAAACATGTAAGACAAAAGAGAAGAGGAGGGGGGAAAGTCACGTATCCAATGGAGGTTGGGCCAGACTGTAAAGTTACCATCTGATAGAGAAAAAACATCAACAcctgcatcaaagcccttcctgtGTAAATCACTCTAAGACTAAATCCTCCATAAATAATGATCCAACAGATTTAAACAGCGGCCAGCATGGAAGACAAGATGAAAAACAAATGCGTCCTTGGATGGTAGACACCTGACCAAGAAGGATTTTCAGATTCAGTTTTAGCGTTTTTGAGTCACAACAGTCGGGGTTGAGACCACTTCATGAGGAGTCTGACTAAAGTCGAGCGGTGTCCCTGCCAGCTGTCCCAGACTATTAATTATTGCTTGCTTTGTGAAAGAGTCGTAAGAGATGTTTTAATAACTCATCCTGAAATTAAATTAATCCCGTGTGTCCCTTGAAGCTTTGGAGAAAGGCTCCATTCAGTTAAAGGTATCGTTGAAAAAAATCTGCCAGTTAAAGTAAAATCAATTCACCCAAGGAAAACTAATTATCTCAACAACACGACTCATCACAGCCAAGTGAGTGAAATCAATTTGAAACTTGCTGAAGGAGGTGTGTGAATCCAGCACACTAAAAACACAGCTTTATgacaaatgacctgcacttgtatagagcctttcagagtcagaggactccaaagcgctttacatcaCAGTGTATCATCAGGGTATctacaggtttaagggagccaaatttaagactttttaagaccttttttaaggccacttggaccaaatttaagcaatttttaaaattaa is a window encoding:
- the lrguk gene encoding leucine-rich repeat and guanylate kinase domain-containing protein isoform X6, encoding MSTFKSSNYQTTESKEVNLSHNRMTNMKDLSGFVSLCKLNLDHNGFCEISGLEQCCRLTHLSLAHNKVTKMSGLDGLPLTHLCLKGNQIKRGAGLENTKHLHVLDLSVNHITRLSGLKNLHLLGSLNLEKNQIREIQELEHNKLPLLRDLNLQGNPVQGMPDYRMAVIFLFQHLTILDQVKISTEEKVASVNKFHPSMDVLAFRDHMTNLVYQLTQPQVLYDSTQPLYPVLVLTGPDDCGQRQLLHRLCQEFSEYFGFGICHTTRKPYFGEKNGFDYHFVSEEDFQNMIHMGKFVHTMKYGDHQFGLSRDAIEYVAREGLACCVSLELESLLRFRKSYFEPRCILLLPTQMETYRNTLSSRERYTPEQIEAAVSRLELYANIHTQRSGFFDCVIPCDDWEQAYQTLEQVVKDLFSLEEEREEEKSSSKTSPNSSLTGHSPAERATSALSESGLGLPSSLSASASDPSGFTCRSFKIQTELNPERTLAELASIRRREQPVREAFVGKRPGVLSQLFKRKSPSQYHQDPGAHFLQKDNSSSDESCASSSLTVPSSASVLGKPLDESVLIHSLDSFKEYVISGQTSDRPQPGIDACTAVGSPANSRPGSRDYYEQPPTVIGANISAVSRPNPSPTPSLDLGLKVKGNENMEE
- the lrguk gene encoding leucine-rich repeat and guanylate kinase domain-containing protein isoform X5; the encoded protein is MKRSLERSLTFPLLSDSNPASATETPSGELQGQFKMEADVLTDEMVSRGLSRSGSSRFFKISFPNLNLKDISVLHKYVYLQKLELPNNRIKDLSCLSHTPYLVILDLSGNEIYNFFEFQPLQYLREVNLSHNRMTNMKDLSGFVSLCKLNLDHNGFCEISGLEQCCRLTHLSLAHNKVTKMSGLDGLPLTHLCLIREIQELEHNKLPLLRDLNLQGNPVQGMPDYRMAVIFLFQHLTILDQVKISTEEKVASVNKFHPSMDVLAFRDHMTNLVYQLTQPQVLYDSTQPLYPVLVLTGPDDCGQRQLLHRLCQEFSEYFGFGICHTTRKPYFGEKNGFDYHFVSEEDFQNMIHMGKFVHTMKYGDHQFGLSRDAIEYVAREGLACCVSLELESLLRFRKSYFEPRCILLLPTQMETYRNTLSSRERYTPEQIEAAVSRLELYANIHTQRSGFFDCVIPCDDWEQAYQTLEQVVKDLFSLEEEREEEKSSSKTSPNSSLTGHSPAERATSALSESGLGLPSSLSASASDPSGFTCRSFKIQTELNPERTLAELASIRRREQPVREAFVGKRPGVLSQLFKRKSPSQYHQDPGAHFLQKDNSSSDESCASSSLTVPSSASVLGKPLDESVLIHSLDSFKEYVISGQTSDRPQPGIDACTAVGSPANSRPGSRDYYEQPPTVIGANISAVSRPNPSPTPSLDLGLKVKGNENMEE